In the genome of Pieris napi chromosome 16, ilPieNapi1.2, whole genome shotgun sequence, one region contains:
- the LOC125057479 gene encoding two pore potassium channel protein sup-9-like yields MKKQNVRTLSLIVCTFTYLLVGAAVFDALESTTERNRFEVLQAIEGMIIRKYNISEEDFRVMETVVLKSEPHKAGQQWKFTGAFYYATTVLTTIGYGHSTPSTIGGKLFTMFYAIVGIPLGLIMFQSIGERVNRLSSVIIKSIKRAMNCRQTQASEVDLICVVTTLSSLTIAGGAAAFSKFEGWSYFDSVYYCFITLTTIGFGDMVALQKDNALNRKPSYVMFALIFILFGLAIVAACLNLLVLRFVTMNTEDEKRDQQQAEQAQQVAVRLEGDVITADGDVLRGVSRGTRLPATPRMITPGDSSMMPLYSEEEYAPSVCSCTCNCFGHNSSVPYRDPLSPSNMRQIPRYRGNIPRYIEKSASIYNSQTLRLHSASGYLYMNAKNEFTIEPEDFQELVARRRKQLRRGMRMCQYSPQSSYTNMHERSNDPLVDDYYSERSNYEKKKLKKNIDRNVRRENYFYDEAVLHFDDEYAFDGSIIFAKRRKSIDKDLLCDARFQSEKVSIDSFGYFLNDTDCFVNDTLTLSRPAHRASI; encoded by the exons ATGAAGAAGCAAAATGTACGCACGCTATCGTTAATTGTGTGTacatttacttatttacttGTTGGTGCCGCTGTCTTTGATGCACTTGAATCTACCACTGAGAGAAATCGATTTGAAGTTTTACAAG CCATAGAAGGCATGATAATACGCAAATACAATATATCAGAAGAGGACTTCCGTGTAATGGAAACTGTTGTTCTGAAGTCAGAGCCACATAAGGCCGGGCAGCAGTGGAAATTCACAGGAGCTTTCTACTATGCAACTACAGTGTTGACTACTATTG gCTATGGACATTCAACGCCTTCGACGATAGGTGGAAAGTTATTCACGATGTTTTACGCTATTGTGGGTATTCCACTTGGGCTGATCATGTTCCAGAGCATCGGTGAAAGGGTCAACAGACTTAGCAG cgttattataaaatctataaaacgAGCAATGAACTGCCGGCAGACGCAAGCCTCAGAGGTGGATCTCATATGCGTGGTTACAACTCTCTCTTCTTTAACGATAGCAGGTGGAGCCGCGGCATTCTCTAAGTTTGAGGGCTGGAGCTACTTCGACAGTGTGTATTATTGCTTCATCACGCTTACTACCATCG GTTTTGGTGACATGGTCGCTCTTCAAAAGGACAACGCGCTAAACCGCAAGCCGTCCTACGTGATGTTTGCGCTGATTTTCATCCTTTTCGGCTTAGCCATTGTGGCGGCGTGTCTCAATCTCTTAGTGCTGAGATTTGTCACGATGAATACTGAGGATGAGAAGCGGGATCAACAGCAAGCTGAACAG GCGCAACAAGTGGCAGTTCGATTGGAAGGTGACGTAATAACAGCTGATGGTGACGTACTCAGGGGCGTGTCTCGCGGCACACGACTTCCCGCTACGCCGCGGATGATTACACCTG GAGATTCGTCAATGATGCCGCTATATTCGGAGGAGGAGTACGCGCCCAGCGTATGCAGTTGTACGTGCAATTGTTTTGGTCATAACTC ATCGGTACCATACCGCGATCCACTATCACCATCAAACATGCGCCAAATACCGCGTTATAGAGGCAATATACCTCGTTATATCGAGAAATCTGCCTCAATATACAACTCACAAACCCTCCGTCTCCACTCCGCTTCCGGGTACCTCTATATGAACGCTAAGAACGAATTTACAATCGAGCCAGAAGATTTCCAAGAGTTGGTCGCGAGACGGCGAAAACAATTGCGTAGGGGAATGAGAATGTGCCAATACAGCCCTCAAAGCTCATACACAAATATGCACGAGCGAAGCAACGATCCATTGGTCGACGACTATTACTCGGAGAGAAGTAATTACGAgaagaaaaaacttaaaaagaaCATTGACAGAAATGTTCGACGTGAAAATTATTTCTACGACGAGGCAGTACTGCATTTCGACGATGAATACGCGTTCGATGGATCGATAATTTTTGCTAAAAGGAGAAAATCTATTGATAAGGACTTGTTATGCGATGCACGATTCCAGTCGGAGAAAGTGTCGATTGATAGCTTTGGATACTTTTTGAATGACACAGATTGCTTTGTTAATGATACATTGACATTGAGTAGGCCCGCTCATCGGGCTAGTATCTGA